The stretch of DNA ACCCGCGCCCTCCTCGCGCAGCTCTGATTCTTCATGCCACCTTCTCCTGAGCCGCCTCTGTGGCCCCCAGCGGCTGGCGCTGGTTTGTTCTCAGGCTGCACAGGAGCAGGCTGCTCCCCACATCTGTTTTCCTGGTTTATTTGTTCAGCagctgttgtttgttttgttacttATTATcactttttgagacggagtcttactgttgcccaagctggtcttgaacttctgggctcaagtgatcctcccacctcagccttctgagtagctgggattacaggtgcatgccactgtgcctggcccagcagcTGTTTTTTGAGCCCCATTTAGTGCTTGGCTTTGTACCAAGTGCAGGCCACACAGGGTTGAGCCAAAGAGGCCGCCTTCAGGGAGACCCTAGCTCGAGGAGGGAAGGAAGCTGCCAGTGGTAACAGTGCCGGGCTCTGAATGCAGTGGCTTCTTGGCTGCCAGGGCCCCGTGGCCCCACAGAAGGCTAGTCCGGCTGCCTATGTGTTAGCAGAGATGTGTGCAGGTATTGGGGAACACTCCAGAAGGAAGTTCAAATCAGACTTAGGGCAGGCTTCCTGGCGGAGATCACATTTTGGCTAAGTTGTATAGGGCAAGTGGTCTTTCTCTGGACAGAGGGTGGGGGATGGGTGTTTCAGGCAGAGGGATCAGCTTATGTGTGGAAGGCCCAGAGACTCGGGCAGGAGCCTTGCTTGGTTGGTCTCAGGAAGAGTTCTGGCCGTAACGTGGGGAGGGGTGGAAGAGGTTTGGCCAGGGGCCCAGAGGCCAACAAGGAGAAGACAGCAAAGCTGGTGACTTGCAGAGGAGGACAGTGTGTGGTGGCTGGTGTGGGATGTGACCGTGTGGGGCCCCCGGGGCTTGCTGAGGGCTGGGGTGTGTTCTGCACCCTCACTCTGGACCCTTGCTTCCCCCTCACAGACCTTGAAGACCTTGCGGCAGGTGGAGGTGATTAATTTTGGGGACTGCCTGGTGCGCTCCAAGGGTGCAGTTGCCATTGCAGATGCCATCCGCGGCGGCCTGCCCAAGCTAAAGGTGCCAGCCTGGACGCCTGATGTCCTCCCTCTGGGGTCTGTGGGTGGTGGGGTGGCTGGGGGCACAGGGGTCTGGTCTGAAGGCAGGTGGGCCTGCGTCCATATCCCAGCTCCTCCCCTTTGGGCCCTGTGATGCTGTGTGGGCCTCCACACCCCTCTGAGCCAtggtttcttcatttctaaagtgGGAGTCAGGGAGCGCTGTATGTCACTGTCGTATAATTTAAGTAAACACAGTACGTGACTCATCGTTGGCTGCAGggcattatttttgttgttggtgttaTTCTTCCTGCCCACTTTGCCCAACCTGGAGGACAGAGCCTGCCATATCCTCACTTTGGGAAACTGTTCCTGGCCCGGGTTTCTGCCTGCCTCCAACCCTTCCTCTTATTTTCAGGAGCTGAACTTGTCATTCTGTGAAATCAAGAGGGATGCTGCCCTGGCTGTTGCTGAGGCCATGGCAGACAAAGCTGAGCTGGAGAAGCTGGACCTGAATGGTAGTCGGATGGGGGAGGCCTCTGCGCAGGTCTGCTAGGCTGGCCCTGGCACCCCCGCTGActgctcttccctccccttgAGCAGGCAACACCCTGGGAGAAGAAGGCTGTGAACAGCTTCAGGAGGTGCTGGAGGGCTTCAACATGGCCAAGGTGCTGACATCCCTCAGGTAGGGAACTCGGGGTGGGTGGCCCCAGAGGTCGGGGTCAggccattcctttctttctttcttttttttttcttgagatggagtcttgctctgttgcccaggctaaagtacagtggcgcgatctcggctcactgcagcttccacctcctgggttcaagtgattcccctgcctcagcctcccaagtagctgggattacaggcacccaccaccacacctggcccctttaTTTGTTTCTACTTGTATTTATTCAGAAATGTTGGTTGCACTCCTGTTATGTACCAGGTCATACACTAGGCATCAGGGCTATCAGGGTGGGACAGTCAGGGTTTCTGTCTCATGGGGTGGAGACAGAATGAGTTGTCCATTCAACAGAGGAGCTCGTACGGGCTGAGCGGGGCCATCCTGTAGAGTGGTGGAGTTGGGGAGGCCTCTGAAGGAGTGAGGCCAGATCTCATCCTGATGTGGGGGCCTGGGGAGtaatgggggtgggaggtgggggcagccAGAAGGGCTGCACTCAGGATTGTTCTTAAGATGCTGACTCTAGAAAGGAAGAGACTGTGGGGCCTTGGGAGTCTACCTGGAGGCGAAGGTGGGTGGCCGGGGAGCGGCCATCTCCTGGATCCAAGTCCGATTGGGCCATCAGCATCTGGCTCCCTGTGCCCCTCGCATCTCCAAGTCAGCCTCATTTGTGTGTCAGATACTCAGTCGTGTCTCCTCGGTGCTAGGCCCTGAGCTGAGGCTGGGAACTGGGGACTCTGATGTGGGCTGAACCTCACAGGCCCCACTGTCCCTGGGAAATGGACCAGACTTCCTGTGGGGCAAGGACACCCCTACTCTTCTTCCTCCCCCACACCTGTAGCTTCCTGAGGTCATGTGGATGTGGGCGCCCCTGCCCTGGCATCTCAAACTGGGCAGTGTTCCTGCCAAGCCCTGGGCTCTAGGTGTGACAAAGCtgtcttccttttctgtctccccATGAAACCTAgggctccttgaggacagggacaagatctgatttttttttggggggtggggtggggggacagggtctcgctctgtcgcccaggctagagtgcagtggcacaatctcggctcactgccagctccgcctcctgggttcacaccattctcctgcctcagcctcccgagtagctgggactacaggcgcccgccaacacgcccggctaattttttgtatttttagtagagatggggtttcactgagttagccaggatggtctcgatctcctgacctcatgatccacctgcctcggcctcccagagtgctgggattacaggcatgagccaccgtgcccggccgatctGATTCTTTTGTGTCCACAGCGTGGATTtccctggtgatccacctgcccctgccctgggagCAGGTGCTCCCACCCCACCAGGCTCTCTCCCGCCTGGCTGAGGTAAGGTCTCTGGGCTTATGGAGCTAGGCCTTGGAGCCAACCTGGGCTGCTGGGTAGAGAGGATCTGCTTCAGCCAGCTCTTTCTGCAGTGATGACGAGgacgaggaggaagaggaaggagaagaggaagaagaggaagcagaagaagaggaggaggaggaagatgaggaagaggaggaagaggaggaggaggaggaagaagagcctCAGCAGCAAGGGCAGGGAGAGAAGTCAGCCACGCCCTCACGGAAGATTCTGGACCCTAACACTGGGGTGAGTTTCTATCATTTGCTGCGATCAGAGCCTTGGTCCTGAGAACGTGAAACCCCAAGGCACTTTCACAGTGGGGTAGGGGTGTCTCCTTAAGCACAGTAgccacaaacattttttttttattgcatgatattgagtaaaaaaaagaaaatggtccCAGTGTAATGATAGTtacctatatttctttttttttttttttttgagacggagtctcactcttgtcacccaggctggagtgcagtggtgtgatctcagctcactgcaacctctgcctcccgggttcaagcgattctcatgcctcagcctcccaaacagctgggattacagatgcttgccaccacgcctggctaatttttgtatctttagtagagccggggtttcgccatgttggccaggctggtcttgaactcctgacctcaggtgatccacccgcctcgacctcccaaagtgctgggattacaggcgttgagccaccgcgcccggccgtagtTACCTATATTTCTATTTACCCCAATATAAATGTCTATTTATAAGTGGCAGTGCTGCTGCATTATGTATATTATAAGATATGCATAAGGACttctgaaagaagaaacaaataagcataaatagaaattctgatttttttttcccacccacCAGAGGATTGTCTTGGTGACCCTTAGGAACCACTCCCCCATTCCTGGGATGGTGGCTGGACCATGACCTGGCTTGGGCACTTGGTGTCCCCTGTCTGGCCCGGGGCTGGTGGCATCAGGGCTGCCACACCTCCAGTTCATTCATTTGCCTTCCCTGTCAGGTTCCTAAGTAAAGCTCCTGGAGAACTTGGCTCTGGACAAGGACTCCCCACGCTTATGCTGAATTGGGCTGCTTCTCTGGTTTATGGAAGCAATTAAACAAATGGCTAGGTGCGCCTCAATTCAGGTTTTTCTCTGGGCACCTCTGGTGCTAGCAGggcttacccaggctggactgtagttcTACAGGGACCCACTTTAGTCCCCATGTGCCTCTGTAGTCACTTCTGGGGCACTGCATGTCATGACGAGGATCCACTTGGCCGTAGCAGGTTTTTTGAGTCCCAGGGAGGTGGCTTCCCCCTCACCCCAAAGGCTCCTGGACCAACAGCCATCCAGGGCCAGCATCTCTGGGTGATGTTGATAGATGGGAAATGCAGCTGAGTGGGAGGAAGAATTCTAGACCTTGAGCCTAGATGGGCTGGAGTGAAGGGTGGATGTGCTGGGTGTGGGGATGGGCACAGCTGTGTCGGGGAGTCTGGGGTCCAGAATTCTCCAGAGCCTCTGTGCCCCTACTTCCCAGGAGCCAGCTCCCGTGCtgtcctccccacctcctgcagACATCTCCACCTTCCTGGCTTTTCCCTCTCCAGAGAAGCTGCTGCGCCTAGGGCCCAAGAGCTCCGTGCTGATAGCCCAGCAGGTAATAACCACACCTCGACCCCCACGCTGTATGCGCTGTGGCTTCTGGAGCGGTTAGAGAAAAGGGACGAACAGCTCAGGGACCTGGGGGTGCGACGCTCTCAGCTGGGGGCGGGGAGGCTTGGCCTGCCACTGTTACAACACGCACAAATGTCCAGGGTATTTATAAGCCTCCAGGGGTTGCAAATGttccctccccactcagcctaCAGAAAGTGCAGCCCGCCAGCTCCCATGCTGACTGGGGTTAGGGAATTTCCTTAAGACTCTTGCATGTGCCCACCCCCTCCTTGGCTTCTCTTTGCGTGTTCTGTCAGCCCAGCTGCTTTGAGAacaactctgttgcccagggctcCTTTGGAAGTGACGTGCCTATTGCAGGACGGGTGCCCTCACTCCAGCCTCACTTGTTGGttggctcattcattcattcagagatGATCTTTGGGGCATCCATTTTCTGTCAGGCACTGTATTTGGGCATGATTTTATTTAAGCCTCTTGGCAACATGAAATGTAGACTCTGCTgcccttattttattatttatttatttatttatttatttatttatttattttttgagacagagtctcactctgtcgcccaggctggagtgcagtggcacgatctcggctcactgcagactctgcctcctgggttcaagtgattcttctgcctcagcctcccgcgcccagctaatttttgtatttttagtagagacgaggtttcaccatgttggccaggctggtctcgaactcctgacctcatgatccacccatctcggcctcccaaagtgctaggattacaggcatgagccactgcacccggccagcccttattttatagataagaaagcGGCGGCTCCGAGGTTACAGAGAAATCAAACGGGCCCACTCTCAGAGTTGGCTTAACATTTCGGCCAATTGCTTTGTCAGGTTTTGCCtgtattctttgtttcttttaacatGATAAATCAGATGATGTAAGCCTTTCTGTGGCCTATCACTTTGGTTTAACACCATTCATCACTTTCTTCTGCCCATAAAACtcttttcaggatttttattCCAATGTGTGGATGTAGCCCTTAAAAGCCAGGCACTGTTTCTGACGTTTTTTTCCACTTTTCCCTGTTGTGAGGTTGAGGTAAACGGCTCTGCATGTGAGTATTGTCTACATGCTAGATTATTTCTTCAAGTTCGATTATAAGATGGGGACCACTGGATccctgaaatgattttttttttttttttttttttttcctgagacaatgttttgctttgtcactcaggctggagtgcagtggtgcaatcatggctcagtgcaacctcaacctcctgggctcaagcagtcctcctgcctcagcctcccaagtagctgagactataggcacgcaccaccatccttggctaatttttttcctttttgtcgacatgggtcttgctgtgttgcccaggctggtctcaaacttttggcctcaagccatcctcccacctcagcctcccaaagtgctggggttacaggcatgagccaccgcacccggctgggaTGATTTTTCATccttgttcattcactcattcattccctcTCTATGCTGCATGTGTGCTTGCTGCAGGCCAAATCCAAGCCAGACTCTGAAGGGACAGCATGGGGTAAGGCAGGACCTGTCCTTGCCGGCCAGGGGCCTTTGTACTGCCCAGGCCTCTCCTAGCTAGCGTCAGAGCCTAGGTACATCTCCACCATGTGCCACAGGCCAACCATTGTCTCTTTTGTCCTCAGACTGACACGTCTGACCCCGAGAAGGTGGTCTCTGCCTTCCTAAAGGTGTCATCTGTGTTCAAGGACGAAGCTACCGTGAGGACGGCAGTGCAGGATGCAGTAGGTAATGTGGGCTGGGTGAGGCCTGGGTGCCCTCTGTCCCTTGATGCTTGTGAGCCCCAGGTATCCTTTGTGGTTGCCATAACTCGTCAGCCCCAGCGCTCTCATGGGAACTGCTCTTTGGCCACCTTGAGTTTTTCCTCCGTCAGGGTCCTGCCGTGGAGCTGGCTGGGTGCTCTTCTCCCTGTTTTTCACcactgagaaactgaggcctttCCCAAATCCACACAGCCATATACAGTTAGAACCCAGAGCCCGCTCTAGGAAGTCCAGACAGTCAAATCCGCAAGCCCAATGGACGCAGGTCTATCAGGAGGAGGGATGGTGAGAGCTGAGCCCTTGTCCACACCTCGGAGCCTCTGTGCTCACGTCCACTCTACCTGGAGGTTCCTTGCACAGAGGACACCTTTCCCCATAACATTATGAGGGCCTCCTCGGAGCACCAGCCCACGTCCCTCCAGCCCTATCACAACCCTCTCCCCACCCTGTCTGTTTCCTCCATTCCAGCACCTGTCACCTTCCACCCTGTTTCCATGTGCTTGACTGAGCCTCCACATCTAACGAAACCTGGGCCAGTTCTGGTTaggcagaggggaggaagggCCCTGAGGCGAGGGGCGCGGCTCCTGGAAAAGATAGAAAGGGGTGGAAGGACATGTGGTGCCTCTTCCTGGTGTGGCGTCGAAGCGGGGAAGGCGGCCAGTGGGAAATGAGGCTCGGAAGGAGGTGGGGGCCAGACACAAACCTGATCCCTGAGGGCCCGCCCGTGGGCATTTTTGGGAACAAGTTGCCCTAGTTCTGTTTCCCAGGAAGCCTAGCACAGTCCCTGCACGTCCCCTTACCCCGCCAAAATAACCTGAATCCTCCCCAGTGGTAGCCTGCCTCAAGAAATCTCCATTCCCACGGTGTGAGGTGAGCACGGTGGGTGTCATCCCCACGTCCATTTTACACCTGAGGCCAGGATGGGCAAGGGCCAGAGTGTCACAGCTGGTAGATGGACTGAGCCCATCCCCTGATGCCAACTACCCCTCCCTCTGGTTCATGTGTCTCTGCCGTCCCTCTCCTGTTCGCCTCTTCATCAAGGCAAGGAAGCAGGCGAGCCTGTGTGTGCACAGTGTTGGGGGACCCCTGGGTGCCTTGGCCCAGCCCTCTGCCGTAGCCAGCAGCCTGCCCCTGCTGCTTCTCCCTACAGATGCCCTGATGAAGAAGGCTTTCAGCTCCTCGTCCTTCAACTCCAACACCTTCCTCACCAGGCTTCTCGTGCACATGGGTCTGCTCAAGGTGAGGCCGGAAGAAACAGCAGGCCCgggagggaggtgggtggggtcTGCACAGAAGCCGCCTTAGCCATGCCCGCCAACCTCCCTCACCTCAAGTCCTGAGCCGTCTTGCCCACTGGGCCCTGAGGCCTGGGTCTGCCCCAGCAGCCTTGGTCTTCACGAGGAGGTTCCGGCTGGACTCAGTTGTGGGCACTGTCAGCAGAGTCTGGATGGTGGAGTCCAGGGGCCCCCCAGGTGACTTTGAAGCTCACCCCGCCTTTCACTGTGTTCCCCTCACAGAGTGAAGACAAGGTCAAGGCCATTGCCAACCTGTACGGCCCCCTGATGGCGCTGAACCACATGGTGCAGCAGGACTATTTCCCCAAGGCCCTTGCACCCCTGCTGCTGGCATTCATGACCAAGTGAGTGTGGCCTTGTCCTTCTGCCGGTGCCTGCCCTCTCAGGCTTCTCTGGCCAGCTCCGAAGGCGCCCAGTCCCAGGaggcccagcccagccagccTGCTGGCCCCGCTCAGGTGCATGAGAGGCCCTCATGCCTCCTGGGCTCTCAGCATCTGCATTGCACCCTTGGGAGGCCCACTCCCCTCTGCCCAGCTGAGGACAGTGGGGCTCAGGGACAGTGAGAGAGGAGACATGCGAcgcccccattttgcagatgaggagcaCCGGGTTGGTTAAGGACTTTCCCTTGGTCACACACTAGCAAGAGGCTGGGCCAGTGTCCAGACCCATGTCTGCTGAGCGAGGTGCTGCACTTGGTGACATCTCTCGAGTGGCTTTTTGTCCACGTTCACAGCAGCCAGCGCAGGACAAACGGGCCTGGTCACACCAGGCTCTGCAGCCCCGGGCCCTCTCCTGGGGACACACATTGCCACAGGAGCCGCCAAATGCCCAGCAATGTGTGAACCTTGGCCTTGTTCTGGAGGGTCCTGGGGGGTCCTGGGGCATTGATGGGGTGATGGGCACAGTCAAGTAAGAGAGGCAAGGCCCCACCAGGGAGGGGTCGGGAGGCTTGCCCTCTGAAGGCCCTGTGTGGCCTCTGGCCAACCTGTGGCCTTCATCAGGCCTTAGTCTCCCCATTTGCCCAACCGGGGGGTTAGGTGAGATTGTCTCCAAGCGCCCTGACCAGCCACACTTCCAGTCACTCGGTGCCATCCGGGGAAGTGGGGCAGGCAGAGGAGCAAGGAAGTCCCTTTGCTGGGGGAGCCCAGAGCCCACCAGCCAAGGCAGGATGCTTGGTACATGTGGGGAGGCGGGGCTGGCGGAGCGTGAGTGACCCCCACTGGCCTCCAGCACCCAGCTAGTGCTGCGGTAGCCCTGTCCACTCCAGCATCTGCATGGTGCTGCCTCTTTAGCCAGGCCTTACCTTCTGGCCGCGTATCCCCCACCAGACCACTCCTTGGGTTGCAGCTGGACTGGCCTTGGTGAATGGCAGATCTCACTGTTCCCCTCCTCTGCCGGGGGCTAGGTCGATCCTCACTGTGAATCTTGTGGCTGGCCAcagcctcacccccaccccaccccaccccaccccagcacaGTGTGCTCTCCCTGAGCCCCTTTCCACAGCAGTGCTGTTGCTGCAGTGCCGAGCTTTGCCCATGCTGTCCAGAGCTTGTTTGGCCAGTGGCCCCAGCCGCTGCCTGCACCTGCACCCAAGTCCTTTGTGTCCTTCCTGCCCCCTGATCAGAGTAGTTCCCTCTGTATCCCTGGCAGCCCCTGTGCTATCCTAAGCTGGGCATGCGCCCCTTACCCTTGTTGGTCAGAGCAGAATGCCTTTTCCCAGCTTGTTGCCCAACCTCCAGCACAGGCCTCAGTCTGCCCCCTGGGTCTTGTCCAAGGTGACTGATTAACTATGTAGTGATATGCACGGACCCTCTTCCCTCAGCTCCCAGCCAAATGGTCTGGGATGCCCGGCCTGGCGCAGATCCTGGCCTGTTCATTGGCTGCAGGCCAGAGGTGTTGTCAGGCCTAGTCCTGGCTGCATCCTGCACTTGCCCAGTCCCCCAGagtcttgcctcagtttcttcctttgcaGTGAAACTAATGATATTGAGGGCAACAACAGCCAgctcaggcgcagtggctcccatgtttaatcccagcactttaggaggctgaggcaactggatcacttgagcccaggagttcaaggccagcctgggcaacattcgtgaaaccccatctcaacaaaaaatacaaaattagccgggtgtggtggtgtgtacctgtggtcccagctacttgggaggatgaggcaggaggatcacctgagcctggaaagtcaaggatgcagggagctatgattctaggactgtactccagcctgggcaacaaagagaggccctgtctcaagaaaaaaacaaccagccaggcgcggtggctcatgcctgtaatcccagcactttgggaggccgaggtgggaagatcacgaggtcaggagatcaagaccatcctggctaacacagtgaaaccctgtctctactaaaaatacaaaaaatcagccgggcgtggtggtgggcacctgtagtcccagctattcgggaggctgaggcaggagaatggcatgaacccgggaggcggagcttgcagtgagccgagatcgcaccactgtactccagcctgagtgacagagcgagactccgtctcaaaaaaaaaaaaagaaaaaaaaaagcaaccaaaaaaaCAATGGCTAGCCATTTACTTATGATCCAGATTGGATTCTAGTGGGCCAGTCCTATGTGGCCACTGGCAGCCAGTGAGGATTCCTTGGCCTATGTCTGCTGGAAGGGCCCTTGGAGAGCCTGGCTGAGGGGGGCTGTGTACTGGCCAGCTctgggctgtgtggccttgggtgcCTGGCTCTCTGAGCCTTtcacacctcccacccccacccacagtGTGCAGAAGGCAGAGGGCTAATGTCTCCCTTGCTGAGTCATTGTGCAAATTAACAAAAATGAGTCTGGCACCAAAATGGCCCCCACACTTGGAAAACGGAGCAAGAGGCATCCACCCACCTGCTGACCCTTTTTTTCCCCGCAGGCCCAACAGCGCCCTGGAATCCTGCTCCTTCGCCCGCCACAGTCTGCTGCAGACGCTGTACAAGGTCTAGACTCAAAGCCTCTCCCATCCCTTGGCCTGGACCAGTGAGCTGGGGAGGGACTCGGATGAACTGAGGCGCAGCCCACGCCATTGCCTTGGACAGGACTCTGGCCAGAGGCAGGGCGGGTCTGTGTCCCGTGTGTCCTGTCAGTCCCCTgagtatgtgtgtgggtgtggtgcATGTGCAGGTCTGTGCCTCCTGTCGGGATTTGGGTTTTAACGTCTCTCTGctggcccagccctgctctgTTGCGGGGAGTTGGCCACCAGGGGAAAGGGCTGTGAGCTGCTCTGCCATTAAACTCACCTCCACCTGAGGGCACTCTGCTGATCTCCGCCTGGGCCCTGATGGCTGTCCCCACCCACCTGCCTTCCGGCCCGGCTCCCTGG from Nomascus leucogenys isolate Asia chromosome 7b, Asia_NLE_v1, whole genome shotgun sequence encodes:
- the RANGAP1 gene encoding ran GTPase-activating protein 1 isoform X1, with product MGLPRRPPVICGLYSRVAPAAPPPSRPTPAGGPGWRRCPWNRFCRSPGEPTSLVDMASEDIAKLAETLAKTQVAGGQLSFKGKSLKLNTAEDAKDVIKEIEDFDGLEALRLEGNTVGVEAARVIAKALEKKSELKRCHWSDMFTGRLRTEIPPALISLGEGLITAGAQLVELDLSDNAFGPDGVQGFEALLKSSACFTLHELKLNNCGMGIGGGKILAAALTECHRKSSAQGKPLSLKVFVAGRNRLENDGATALAEAFRVIGTLEEVHMPQNGINHPGITALAQAFAVNPLLRVINLNDNTFTEKGAVAMAETLKTLRQVEVINFGDCLVRSKGAVAIADAIRGGLPKLKELNLSFCEIKRDAALAVAEAMADKAELEKLDLNGNTLGEEGCEQLQEVLEGFNMAKVLTSLSDDEDEEEEEGEEEEEEAEEEEEEEDEEEEEEEEEEEEEPQQQGQGEKSATPSRKILDPNTGEPAPVLSSPPPADISTFLAFPSPEKLLRLGPKSSVLIAQQTDTSDPEKVVSAFLKVSSVFKDEATVRTAVQDAVDALMKKAFSSSSFNSNTFLTRLLVHMGLLKSEDKVKAIANLYGPLMALNHMVQQDYFPKALAPLLLAFMTKPNSALESCSFARHSLLQTLYKV
- the RANGAP1 gene encoding ran GTPase-activating protein 1 isoform X2, which gives rise to MASEDIAKLAETLAKTQVAGGQLSFKGKSLKLNTAEDAKDVIKEIEDFDGLEALRLEGNTVGVEAARVIAKALEKKSELKRCHWSDMFTGRLRTEIPPALISLGEGLITAGAQLVELDLSDNAFGPDGVQGFEALLKSSACFTLHELKLNNCGMGIGGGKILAAALTECHRKSSAQGKPLSLKVFVAGRNRLENDGATALAEAFRVIGTLEEVHMPQNGINHPGITALAQAFAVNPLLRVINLNDNTFTEKGAVAMAETLKTLRQVEVINFGDCLVRSKGAVAIADAIRGGLPKLKELNLSFCEIKRDAALAVAEAMADKAELEKLDLNGNTLGEEGCEQLQEVLEGFNMAKVLTSLSDDEDEEEEEGEEEEEEAEEEEEEEDEEEEEEEEEEEEEPQQQGQGEKSATPSRKILDPNTGEPAPVLSSPPPADISTFLAFPSPEKLLRLGPKSSVLIAQQTDTSDPEKVVSAFLKVSSVFKDEATVRTAVQDAVDALMKKAFSSSSFNSNTFLTRLLVHMGLLKSEDKVKAIANLYGPLMALNHMVQQDYFPKALAPLLLAFMTKPNSALESCSFARHSLLQTLYKV